The Polynucleobacter sp. MWH-UH35A genomic interval TACCGATCATCCAGAATTATGTGGCCGCTGTATTAGCAATCTCTTTGGGGATGGCGATCACCGTCTCTTTGCTTAAGATTAGCCAACATGAAGAGCCTTTCCTTGCTTCGTTATCTCGCAACTGCGATCATCGTGCTATTGCTTGATCAACTGAGTAAGTGGTCTGCGCTGAGTAACTTGCAGATGGGGGTGCCGGAGCCAGTGCTACCCTACTTAAATTGGTTGCTCCTCTTTAATCCAGGCGCCGCATTTTCGTTTTTGGCGCAAGGCTCTGGTTGGCAACGCTGGTTCTTCACAATTCTTGGCTTGGCAGCCTCAATCTACATTATTTGGCTGCTATATAAAAACCAAAGTGACAAACTACTTTGCATAGCCCTAAGCTTAATCTTGGGTGGCGCATTGGGAAATGTCTTGGATCGGGTGATGTATGGCGCCGTAGTTGACTTTATTGACGTGTATTACGGCAACTGGCATTGGCCTGCTTTTAATATTGCCGATAGCGCTATCTGTATTGGTGCCACCCTCATCATTTGGGGTGAATTACGCAAGTCATTTGGCAAATCCGCCCAATCCCATTAAGCTGGCGCCATGCAATCACTTATCAATAAGAAGATCGTTCTCGGAATCTCTGGCGGCATTGCCGCTTATAAGACTCCTGAGCTTGTGCGCCAACTCATGCAAGAAGGCGTATCGGTTCAAGTGGTGATGACTGAGGCTGCACAGCAATTTGTAACACCAGTAACTTTGCAAGCCCTCACTGGCAATCCTGTTTATTTAAGCCAATGGGATAGCACGATTCCAAACAACATGGCGCACATTGAGCTATCCCGTGCTGCGGATGCTATTTTGATTGCGCCTGCCAGTGCAGATTTGATGGCAAAACTTTCCTTAGGCCTGGCTGACGACCTGCTCACTACTCTGTGTCTTGCGAGAGACTGCCCCCTATTACTTGCACCAGCAATGAATAAGCAAATGTGGGAACATGCCGCCACACAAAGAAGTGTGGTTCGCCTTGCACAAGATGGCGTTGCTCTATTAGGCCCAGCTAGCGGATTTCAGGCATGCGGTGAAGTTGGCATGGGCAGAATGCTCGAGCCAGCTGAAATTACAGAGCAAGTGATTGCCTTCTTTCAGAAGAAATCTTTGGCTGGGAAAAAAGTATTAATTACTGCAGGCCCCACATTTGAAGCCATTGATCCCGTGCGCGGCATCACCAATCACAGCTCTGGCAAAATGGGTTTTGCAATTGCACGTGCCGCTGTCGAGGCGGGCGCTCAAGTCCACCTCATTGCGGGGCCATGCGATTTAACAACACCACTTGAAGCTACCGGACAAATCATCCGCACAAATGTTGTTAGCGCCAAGGAAATGCATGCGGCTGCCCTAAGCGCAACGGACTGCGATATCTTCTTTGCAGTAGCTGCTGTTGCCGACTGGGGAATTGCGAAGCCCGCAAAAGAAAAGATTAAACGCCAAGGAAATGAGGCGCCATGCATCGAATTTTCAGCGAATCCAGATATCTTGTTAGAAGTTGCCAAGTCAGTGAAGACCAAGGGCGGTAAACCTTACCCTTATTGCGTGGGCTTTGCGGCTGAATCCACTGACCTAGAAAAGCATGCCAACGAGAAACGTCAGCGCAAGGATATTCCCATGGTCGTTGGCAACATTGGCCCAGATACTTTTGGCAGCGATCTCAATCAATTGCTTGTAATTGATGCTAACGGGTCCAAGAAAATAGCTAAGGCAGAAAAGCTTCAGCTGGCACGTCAACTAATTCAACTAGTCGCCAAGAAAATTTAAGCAACACACCCTCGTACCCCTATTTATATTCCCCGTTTTTAGGAAATTTCATGCAATCACTCCAAGTCAAAATTCTCGATGAACGTATGCGCGATCAGCTGCCCAGTTATGGCACCCCTGGAAGTGCAGGATTAGATCTCCGGGCCTGCATTGATGAGACGATTGAGATTGCACCTGGCCAAACTGTTTTGGTGCCTACTGGATTGGCAATTTATGTAGAAGACCCACGTTATGCCGCATTTATTCTTCCACGCTCTGGCTTAGGTCACAAGCATGGCATTGTGCTCGGCAATCTAGTGGGATTAATAGATTCAGATTATCAGGGCCAGCTGATGGTCAGCACGTGGAATCGTGGATCTACCCCATTCAAACTTGAGCCTATGGAGCGCCTAGCTCAACTCGTAGTAATGCCAGTACAACAAGTAGAGCTTAAGGTAGTTGAAGAGTTTACCGAGAGCAGTCGTGGCGCCGGCGGCTTTGGTAGTACTGGTCGAGCTTAAAGACTCGGACAACATTCGCTAGCTATAAAAAAGCCACCCGTAGGTGGCTTTTTTGTTTAACAAGAATTAAAGCTATTACTTACGAATATGTGCCTTACGTGCTGCATCTTGTGACATACCAGCACCAGCGCCTTCACGAGACTCTTTTTCAGCGGTAATCTCTTTGCGGCGCTCTTTGCATGAACCAGCAATTTCTTGCAGCGCTTTACGGGCACGAGCAGCCGATGCCTTAATGCCCTTGCCTTGAAACTTTTCATTTTCCGCTTTGTAAGTTTCGAAAGCCTCTAGTAGTTTTTCGTGATGAGACATGCTTTTCCTTTTATATGTATTGATTCAATAAGTTGGTTAATTAAATTTCTTCGGCTGGCGCTATGTCAGCTTTGGCGCGTTTACCCGGCAATACAGGCGCATCAAAGTTCAGCAATACCTTACCTTCCGCATCAATATCGACATCTACATGACCGCCCTGGGCTAACTTGCCAAACAAGAGCTCGTCAGCAAGTGCCTTGCGTACAGTGTCTTGAATAATGCGCTGCATTGGACGTGCGCCCATTAAAGGATCAAAGCCATGCTTAGCCAAATGGGAACGTAACGCCGGACTAAATGTTGCATCCACCTTCTTCTCATGCAATTGCTCTTCAAGCTGCATTAAGAACTTGTCAACTACGCGCATGATGATGGACTCATCAAGCGCCTTGAAGGAGACAATGGCATCTAAACGATTGCGGAACTCCGGCGTAAAGAACTTTTTGATGTCTGCCATTTCATCGCCAGACTCACGTGCATTGGTAAAGCCAATAGTCGATTTCTGCATCGCTTCAGCACCAGCATTGGTAGTCATGATGATGATCACGTTACGGAAATCTGTCTTACGGCCATTGTTATCCGTCAAGGTGCCGTGATCCATGACCTGCAGCAGAATATTAAAGATATCTGGATGGGCTTTTTCAATTTCATCAAGCAGGAGCACACAATGCGGCTTCTTATTAACAGCTTCTGTGAGTAAGCCACCTTGATCAAAGCCAACATAGCCTGGAGGCGCTCCAATCAAACGGCTCACCGCATGACGTT includes:
- the dut gene encoding dUTP diphosphatase; protein product: MQSLQVKILDERMRDQLPSYGTPGSAGLDLRACIDETIEIAPGQTVLVPTGLAIYVEDPRYAAFILPRSGLGHKHGIVLGNLVGLIDSDYQGQLMVSTWNRGSTPFKLEPMERLAQLVVMPVQQVELKVVEEFTESSRGAGGFGSTGRA
- the lspA gene encoding signal peptidase II — encoded protein: MKSLSLLRYLATAIIVLLLDQLSKWSALSNLQMGVPEPVLPYLNWLLLFNPGAAFSFLAQGSGWQRWFFTILGLAASIYIIWLLYKNQSDKLLCIALSLILGGALGNVLDRVMYGAVVDFIDVYYGNWHWPAFNIADSAICIGATLIIWGELRKSFGKSAQSH
- the coaBC gene encoding bifunctional phosphopantothenoylcysteine decarboxylase/phosphopantothenate--cysteine ligase CoaBC, which codes for MQSLINKKIVLGISGGIAAYKTPELVRQLMQEGVSVQVVMTEAAQQFVTPVTLQALTGNPVYLSQWDSTIPNNMAHIELSRAADAILIAPASADLMAKLSLGLADDLLTTLCLARDCPLLLAPAMNKQMWEHAATQRSVVRLAQDGVALLGPASGFQACGEVGMGRMLEPAEITEQVIAFFQKKSLAGKKVLITAGPTFEAIDPVRGITNHSSGKMGFAIARAAVEAGAQVHLIAGPCDLTTPLEATGQIIRTNVVSAKEMHAAALSATDCDIFFAVAAVADWGIAKPAKEKIKRQGNEAPCIEFSANPDILLEVAKSVKTKGGKPYPYCVGFAAESTDLEKHANEKRQRKDIPMVVGNIGPDTFGSDLNQLLVIDANGSKKIAKAEKLQLARQLIQLVAKKI